A stretch of the Medicago truncatula cultivar Jemalong A17 chromosome 5, MtrunA17r5.0-ANR, whole genome shotgun sequence genome encodes the following:
- the LOC11435435 gene encoding probable receptor-like protein kinase At2g42960 — protein MSSKNSLDVELSKKTSFLGLKRWVLIGIGVGAFIVLILGILSIWVMFRRKSRSRRSLDKSQIPDVSKDINVDKVAVQSSHVQPGNVFAPNVDNSDKISIHMRTGKFSDPDSISQCSSVYHHERGLSSLSWEDGSSGNFKKQSTLSYGGGPTTASPLIGLPEFSHLGWGHWFTLRDLEQATNRFSTENILGEGGYGVVYKGRLINGTEVAVKKLLNNLGQAEREFRVEVEAIGHVRHKHLVRLLGYCVEGVHRLLVYEYVNNGNLEQWLHGDKYQLGTLTWEARMKVILGTAKALAYLHEAIEPKVIHRDIKSSNILIDTEFNAKVSDFGLAKLLESGESYITTRVMGTFGYVAPEYANSGLLNEKSDIYSFGVLLLEAVTGRDPVDYARPSNEVNLVEWLKMMVGARRAEEVVDSRLEVKPSARALKRSLLVALRCIDPDAEKRPKMSQVVRMLEADEYPFREDRRNRKSSTTSLEIETVKDISGPSDAAKAEHSKSNVPETTLRID, from the exons ATGTCATCTAAGAATTCTTTGGATGTGGAATTGTCAAAGAAGACGTCATTTTTGGGTTTGAAAAGATGGGTTTTGATTGGGATAGGGGTTGGTGCATTTATAGTGCTGATTCTTGGTATATTGTCTATATGGGTGATGTTTCGGAGGAAGTCTAGGAGTAGGAGATCTCTGGATAAGTCCCAAATACCAGATGTGTCGAAAGATATCAATGTTGATAAGGTTGCGGTGCAGAGTTCTCATGTTCAACCTGGAAATGTGTTTGCTCCTAATGTTGATAATTCAGATAAGATATCGATTCACATGAGGACGGGCAAATTCAGCGATCCTGATAGCATTAGTCAGTGCAGCTCAGTTTATCATCACGAGAGAGGATTGAGTTCTCTGTCATGGGAAGACGGGAGCTCTGGAAATTTTAAGAAGCAGTCCACATTGTCATATGGAGGAGGGCCAACGACTGCCTCTCCTTTGATTGGATTGCCAGAATTTTCTCATCTTGGGTGGGGCCACTGGTTTACACTTAGAGATCTGGAACAAGCGACTAATCGTTTCTCAACTGAGAACATTCTCGGCGAGGGTGGATATGGAGTTGTTTACAAGGGCAGACTGATCAATGGAACTGAGGTTGCGGTGAAGAAACTTCTTAACAACTT GGGACAAGCAGAGAGAGAGTTCAGGGTTGAAGTGGAGGCTATAGGCCATGTAAGACATAAACATCTTGTGCGCCTACTTGGATACTGCGTAGAAGGAGTTCACAG GCTGCTGGTGTATGAATACGTGAACAATGGTAACTTAGAACAATGGTTGCATGGGGACAAGTACCAACTTGGGACACTTACCTGGGAGGCCCGAATGAAAGTTATACTTGGCACAGCCAAAGC GCTTGCTTACTTACATGAAGCGATAGAACCAAAAGTTATTCACCGAGATATAAAGTCGAGCAACATATTGATCGATACTGAGTTCAATGCAAAGGTTTCTGATTTCGGTTTAGCCAAACTTTTGGAATCAGGAGAAAGTTACATAACTACTAGAGTAATGGGAACATTCGG CTATGTAGCACCAGAATATGCCAACAGTGGTTTGTTAAATGAGAAGAGTGACATTTACAGCTTTGGTGTCCTCCTGCTGGAAGCGGTTACCGGAAGAGACCCTGTAGACTATGCGCGTCCTTCTAATGAG GTTAATCTTGTTGAATGGCTCAAGATGATGGTGGGGGCAAGGAGGGCCGAGGAAGTTGTGGACTCGAGGCTTGAAGTTAAACCATCTGCACGTGCTTTAAAGCGTTCTCTTCTGGTTGCACTCAGGTGTATTGATCCTGATGCAGAAAAGAGGCCCAAAATGAGTCAAGTTGTTAGGATGCTTGAAGCTGATGAATATCCATTTCGAGAG GATCGAAGGAATAGAAAGAGCTCAACTACCAGCTTGGAAATTGAAACAGTCAAGGATATTTCTGGTCCATCGGATGCTGCAAAGGCGGAGCATTCTAAGAGCAATGTGCCGGAAACAACTCTAAGGATAGATTGA
- the LOC11437051 gene encoding tobamovirus multiplication protein 1 isoform X2, with the protein MTEDWNCFTVDLIILNVALACVDGFIAFIAFAQVLRIHMRSRQIGWTRQKVLHIMVATSNLGYCVYFASTVFATCNGWYCWYGVCGFILMASPKVMFLAAFLLLLSFWVDHCHQENEEELDDEDNVENRTQQALLEGMREQHGLGPIKSSRRCCSIQGVHIGSRQKYVVMIVVLIFAVMMAFAILICVGNDTNPIDPSIVARVYESFLAVMIIILAGALGCYGLFLFFKLRKVRSENASSEMWKVISLAIISIVSFSSSALVALNTDIPLFYHWHLKFIYGVKAFVYLIIYYFIGSSLPSAYLLWIIREMPPPGIDSIQEEPGGTYTFISHADEASGSIHPWSWTADTSSKNQISRASPI; encoded by the exons ATGACTGAGGATTGGAATTGCTTCACTGTTGACTTGATCATTCTCAATGTAGCTCTGGCTTGTGTTGATGGATTTATTGCCTTCATTGCATTTGCTCAG GTCCTCAGGATTCACATGCGAAGTCGACAAATTGGTTGGACTCGCCAAAAA GTACTTCATATCATGGTTGCTACTTCCAACTTAG GGTACTGTGTATATTTTGCAAGTACTGTTTTTGCTACTTGTAATGGGTGGTATTGCTGGTATGGTGTTTGCGGTTTTATTCTTATGG CCTCTCCCAAAGTCATGTTTTTAGCCGCATTTCTACTCCTGCTATCGTTCTG GGTCGACCATTGCCATCaggaaaatgaagaagaattgGACGACGAGGATAATGTCGAAAATAGGACCCAGCAGGCCTTGTTGGAAGGTATGAGGGAGCAACATGGTTTAGGTCCCATCAAAAGCAGCCGGAGATGTTGCTCAATCCAAGGCGTTCACATTGGTAGCCGACAAAAATATGTCGTAATG ATTGTGGTTCTGATCTTTGCCGTGATGATGGCATTTGCTATACTGATCTGCGTTGGAAATGACACGAATCCAATAGATCCGTCAATTGTTGCTCGG GTATATGAATCATTTCTTGCAGTAATGATAATTATATTGGCTGGAGCATTAGGCTGCTATG GTCTCTTTCTATTCTTCAAATTAAGGAAAGTACGATCCGAGAATGCTTCATCGGAAATGTGGAAG GTTATCAGTTTAGCAATTATTTCTATCGTATCTTTTTCATCAAGTGCATTAGTAGCTCTGAACACAGATATCCCT CTTTTCTACCATTGGCATTTAAAGTTCATATATGGAGTTAAAGCTTTTGTGTACTtgatcatttattattttatag GTTCTTCTCTGCCGTCAGCTTATTTGTTATGGATAATTAGAGAAATGCCGCCTCCAGGCATTGATAGTATACAGGAAGAACCAGGAGGAACATATACTTTCATCAGCCACGCCGACGAGGCATCTGGTTCAATTCATCCTTGGTCATGGACTGCTGATACAAGTTCAAAGAATCAG ATATCAAGAGCAAGTCCAATATGA
- the LOC11437051 gene encoding tobamovirus multiplication protein 1 isoform X1 produces the protein MTEDWNCFTVDLIILNVALACVDGFIAFIAFAQVLRIHMRSRQIGWTRQKVLHIMVATSNLGYCVYFASTVFATCNGWYCWYGVCGFILMASPKVMFLAAFLLLLSFWVDHCHQENEEELDDEDNVENRTQQALLEGMREQHGLGPIKSSRRCCSIQGVHIGSRQKYVVMIVVLIFAVMMAFAILICVGNDTNPIDPSIVARVYESFLAVMIIILAGALGCYGLFLFFKLRKVRSENASSEMWKVISLAIISIVSFSSSALVALNTDIPLFYHWHLKFIYGVKAFVYLIIYYFIGSSLPSAYLLWIIREMPPPGIDSIQEEPGGTYTFISHADEASGSIHPWSWTADTSSKNQITRSHVEDIT, from the exons ATGACTGAGGATTGGAATTGCTTCACTGTTGACTTGATCATTCTCAATGTAGCTCTGGCTTGTGTTGATGGATTTATTGCCTTCATTGCATTTGCTCAG GTCCTCAGGATTCACATGCGAAGTCGACAAATTGGTTGGACTCGCCAAAAA GTACTTCATATCATGGTTGCTACTTCCAACTTAG GGTACTGTGTATATTTTGCAAGTACTGTTTTTGCTACTTGTAATGGGTGGTATTGCTGGTATGGTGTTTGCGGTTTTATTCTTATGG CCTCTCCCAAAGTCATGTTTTTAGCCGCATTTCTACTCCTGCTATCGTTCTG GGTCGACCATTGCCATCaggaaaatgaagaagaattgGACGACGAGGATAATGTCGAAAATAGGACCCAGCAGGCCTTGTTGGAAGGTATGAGGGAGCAACATGGTTTAGGTCCCATCAAAAGCAGCCGGAGATGTTGCTCAATCCAAGGCGTTCACATTGGTAGCCGACAAAAATATGTCGTAATG ATTGTGGTTCTGATCTTTGCCGTGATGATGGCATTTGCTATACTGATCTGCGTTGGAAATGACACGAATCCAATAGATCCGTCAATTGTTGCTCGG GTATATGAATCATTTCTTGCAGTAATGATAATTATATTGGCTGGAGCATTAGGCTGCTATG GTCTCTTTCTATTCTTCAAATTAAGGAAAGTACGATCCGAGAATGCTTCATCGGAAATGTGGAAG GTTATCAGTTTAGCAATTATTTCTATCGTATCTTTTTCATCAAGTGCATTAGTAGCTCTGAACACAGATATCCCT CTTTTCTACCATTGGCATTTAAAGTTCATATATGGAGTTAAAGCTTTTGTGTACTtgatcatttattattttatag GTTCTTCTCTGCCGTCAGCTTATTTGTTATGGATAATTAGAGAAATGCCGCCTCCAGGCATTGATAGTATACAGGAAGAACCAGGAGGAACATATACTTTCATCAGCCACGCCGACGAGGCATCTGGTTCAATTCATCCTTGGTCATGGACTGCTGATACAAGTTCAAAGAATCAG ATTACACGCAGCCATGTTGAAGATATCACATGA
- the LOC11436613 gene encoding probable sucrose-phosphate synthase 2, with protein MAGNEWINGYLEAILSTGGGASTTVEEQQRVAAAARESGDHFNPTKYFVEEVVSAVDESDLHRTWLKVVATRNTRERSSRLENMCWRIWHLARKKKKVEGEELQRLAYRRWEREQGRRDATEDLSEELSEGEKGDGIGEIIQIETQQKKLQRHASSLEIWSDDKKEKKLYIILLSLHGLVRGENMELGRDSDTGGQIKYVVELARALAKTAGVYRVDLFTRQISSPDIDWSYGEPTEMLSAGQEDNDDDGSTGESSGAYIIRIPFGPRDKYLEKELLWPHIQEFVDGALAHILNMSKVLGEQVGGGQPVWPYVIHGHYADAGDSAALLSGALNVPMVLTGHSLGRNKLEQLLKQGRQSWEDINSTYKIMRRIEAEELSLDAAELVITSTRQEIDEQWGLYDGFDVKLEKVLRARDRRGVNCHGRYMPRMAVIPPGMDFSNVVIQEDGPEVDGDLSQLTGGADGSSSPKALPSIWLEVMRFFTNPHKPMILALSRPDPKKNITTLLKAFGENRSLRKLANLTLIMGNRDDIEDMSSGSGNVLTTVLKLIDKYDLYGHVAYPKHHRQSDVPEIYRFAAKTKGVFINPALVEPFGLTLIEAAAHGLPMVATKNGGPVDINRALNNGLLVDPHDHQAIADALLKLLSEKNLWHECRNNGWKNIHLFSWPEHCRTYLTRVDACRMRHPQWQTTTTEDDVDVEESFNDSLKDVQDMSLRLSIDGEFAASSGGSNEDQVKRVLSKIRKQDSGSNHENMLLDNVSNKYPLLRRRRRLIVIALDSYDSNGDPDKKLIEIVQRIIKAVQLDPQTARVSGFALLTAMTMQETTEFLASGNVQVTEFDAIVCSSGSEVYYPGVHTEDGKLLPDQDYAVHIDYRWGVEGLKNTICKLMNASNGEETNGIATSPLEEDLKSSNAHCISYKINDPSKARKVDDLRQKLRMRGLRCHPMYCRGSSRMHVIPLLASRAQALRYFFVRWRLNVANMYVILGETGDTDYEEMISGTHKTIIMKGVVSKGSEELLRGPGSYQRDDVVPNESPLVACISETTEENIANALKQLSKSGGI; from the exons ATGGCTGGTAATGAGTGGATTAATGGCTACCTTGAGGCTATACTATCCACCGGTGGTGGTGCTTCTACCACCGTTGAAGAGCAGCAAAGGGTGGCGGCTGCAGCGAGAGAAAGTGGTGATCATTTCAATCCAACAAAGTACTTTGTTGAAGAAGTAGTGAGTGCTGTTGATGAGTCTGATCTTCATCGTACATGGCTTAAGGTTGTTGCCACTCGTAATACAAGGGAACGTAGCTCAAGACTTGAGAACATGTGTTGGCGTATTTGGCATCTTGCTCGCAAGAAGAAGAAG GTGGAAGGAGAGGAACTTCAAAGGTTAGCATACAGAAGATGGGAAAGAGAGCAAGGACGAAGGGATGCAACAGAGGATTTGTCTGAAGAGTTGTCAGAGGGAGAAAAGGGAGATGGCATTGGGGAGATAATACAAATTGAGACTCAACAGAAAAAACTTCAGAGGCATGCTTCTAGCCTGGAAATATGGTCTGATgacaaaaaggaaaagaaacttTATATTATCCTCTTAAG TTTGCATGGATTGGTACGAGGAGAAAACATGGAGCTTGGTAGAGATTCTGATACTGGTGGACAG ATTAAATATGTGGTAGAACTTGCTCGTGCACTTGCGAAAACGGCAGGGGTATATAGAGTAGATCTCTTCACGCGCCAAATATCATCTCCTGATATTGATTGGAGCTATGGAGAACCTACAGAAATGCTATCTGCAGGTCAAGAGGATAATGACGATGATGGTAGCACTGGAGAGAGCAGCGGTGCATATATCATAAGAATACCCTTTGGTCCACGCGATAAATATCTCGAGAAAGAACTTCTCTGGCCTCACATTCAAGAATTTGTAGATGGAGCCTTAGCTCACATTCTCAACATGTCAAAAGTATTGGGTGAACAAGTTGGCGGTGGACAACCTGTGTGGCCTTATGTGATTCATGGACACTATGCTGATGCTGGTGACAGTGCTGCTCTTCTTTCAGGTGCTTTGAATGTGCCAATGGTTCTCACTGGTCATTCACTTGGAAGAAACAAACTAGAACAACTTCTTAAGCAAGGGCGCCAATCTTGGGAGGATATCAATTCAACGTATAAGATAATGAGAAGGATAGAAGCAGAAGAGCTTTCCCTGGATGCTGCAGAACTTGTCATCACTAGTACAAGACAAGAAATTGATGAACAATGGGGACTTTATGATGGGTTTGATGTCAAGCTTGAAAAAGTTTTGCGTGCCCGTGATAGGCGTGGTGTCAATTGTCATGGTCGTTACATGCCCAGAATGGCG GTTATCCCTCCTGGTATGGACTTTAGCAATGTGGTGATACAAGAAGATGGCCCTGAAGTTGATGGGGATCTCTCACAGCTTACTGGTGGTGCTGATGGATCTTCTTCACCAAAAGCTTTACCTTCAATTTGGTTAGAA GTGATGCGTTTCTTCACAAATCCTCACAAGCCTATGATATTAGCCTTATCAAGGCCAGATCCAAAGAAGAACATAACAACTCTATTAAAGGCTTTTGGAGAAAATCGTTCCTTAAGAAAACTAGCTAATCTT ACCCTTATAATGGGAAACAGAGATGACATAGAAGATATGTCTTCTGGGAGTGGCAATGTTCTCACAACTGTGTTGAAACTGATTGACAAGTATGACCTATATGGACATGTCGCATACCCTAAACATCATAGACAATCTGATGTACCTGAGATATATAGATTTGCTGCTAAAACAAAG GGAGTTTTCATAAATCCTGCTTTAGTGGAACCTTTTGGTCTTACTTTAATTGAG GCAGCTGCACATGGACTGCCAATGGTGGCCACTAAAAATGGTGGACCGGTTGACATTAATCGG GCCCTCAACAATGGTTTGCTTGTGGATCCTCATGATCATCAAGCAATTGCTGATGCATTACTCAAGCTTTTATCAGAGAAAAACCTATGGCATGAGTGCAGAAACAATGGTTGGAAGAATATACACCTTTTCTCGTGGCCGGAACATTGCCGAACTTATTTGACACGCGTGGATGCGTGTAGAATGAGGCATCCACAATGGCAAACTACTACTACTGAAGATGATGTAGATGTTGAAGAGTCTTTCAATGATTCACTTAAGGATGTTCAGGACATGTCACTTAGGCTTTCAATTGATGGTGAATTTGCTGCATCAAGCGGTGGCAGTAACGAAGACCAAGTGAAACGTGTCTTAAGCAAGATAAGGAAGCAAGATTCTGGTTCAAATCATGAGAACATGTTGCTTGATAATGTATCAAACAAATACCCTCTATTAAGGCGAAGGCGCAGGTTGATTGTTATAGCACTTGATTCCTATGACAGTAATGGAGATCCTGATAAGAAGTTGATTGAGATAGTTCAAAGGATAATTAAAGCTGTTCAATTAGACCCTCAAACTGCAAGAGTTTCGGGATTCGCTTTGCTGACCGCTATGACAATGCAAGAAACAACGGAATTTCTAGCCTCAGGAAATGTTCAAGTGACTGAATTTGATGCTATAGTTTGTAGCAGTGGGAGTGAAGTTTATTACCCTGGTGTTCACACAGAAGATGGGAAGCTTTTGCCTGATCAAGATTATGCAGTACATATAGATTATCGTTGGGGCGTTGAAGGTCTAAAGAATACAATTTGTAAACTTATGAATGCCTCTAATGGTGAAGAGACTAATGGAATAGCAACTAGTCCTCTTGAGGAAGATTTGAAGTCTAGTAACGCACATTGCATTTCATACAAAATAAATGATCCTAGCAAG GCAAGGAAGGTTGATGACTTGAGGCAAAAGCTTCGGATGAGAGGTCTACGTTGCCATCCTATGTACTGCAGGGGGTCTTCTAGAATGCATGTTATTCCTCTTCTTGCATCTAGAGCTCAGGCACTCAG GTATTTTTTCGTCCGTTGGAGATTAAATGTTGCAAACATGTATGTCATCCTTGGAGAAACCGGGGACACCGATTACGAGGAAATGATTTCTGGGACTCACAAGACTATAATCATGAAGGGAGTGGTTTCAAAGGGTTCAGAAGAATTGCTTAGAGGTCCAGGAAGCTACCAAAGAGATGATGTTGTACCAAATGAGAGTCCTCTTGTTGCATGCATTAGTGAAACAACAGAGGAAAATATAGCCAATGCTTTGAAGCAACTTTCAAAATCTGGAGGAATATGA
- the LOC11426760 gene encoding cysteine proteinase inhibitor 5: MRFQFIFLILVVLFVSLASNQAKRPIQSSPVNINDPYVINITTFAVIEYNKQNTKAKLVFEKLLNGVIDTLNDGINFRLTLSANNGSTSNKYGAIVLEKAYKHFRKLTAFAPVQHA; this comes from the coding sequence ATGagatttcaattcatttttcttatccttgttgttttgtttgtctCATTGGCCTCAAATCAAGCCAAACGACCAATCCAATCGAGCCCTGTCAACATCAATGATCCATACGTGATTAATATCACAACTTTTGCTGTTATCGAGTACAACAAGCAAAATACTAAGGCAAAACTGGTGTTCGAGAAACTCCTCAATGGTGTAATTGATACTTTGAATGATGGGATCAATTTCCGCCTCACACTTTCTGCTAACAATGGTTCAACTTCTAACAAGTATGGAGCCATTGTGTTGGAGAAGGCATATAAGCATTTCAGGAAACTCACTGCCTTTGCACCTGTTCAACATGCTTAA
- the LOC11437051 gene encoding uncharacterized protein isoform X3: MVATSNLGYCVYFASTVFATCNGWYCWYGVCGFILMASPKVMFLAAFLLLLSFWVDHCHQENEEELDDEDNVENRTQQALLEGMREQHGLGPIKSSRRCCSIQGVHIGSRQKYVVMIVVLIFAVMMAFAILICVGNDTNPIDPSIVARVYESFLAVMIIILAGALGCYGLFLFFKLRKVRSENASSEMWKVISLAIISIVSFSSSALVALNTDIPLFYHWHLKFIYGVKAFVYLIIYYFIGSSLPSAYLLWIIREMPPPGIDSIQEEPGGTYTFISHADEASGSIHPWSWTADTSSKNQITRSHVEDIT, translated from the exons ATGGTTGCTACTTCCAACTTAG GGTACTGTGTATATTTTGCAAGTACTGTTTTTGCTACTTGTAATGGGTGGTATTGCTGGTATGGTGTTTGCGGTTTTATTCTTATGG CCTCTCCCAAAGTCATGTTTTTAGCCGCATTTCTACTCCTGCTATCGTTCTG GGTCGACCATTGCCATCaggaaaatgaagaagaattgGACGACGAGGATAATGTCGAAAATAGGACCCAGCAGGCCTTGTTGGAAGGTATGAGGGAGCAACATGGTTTAGGTCCCATCAAAAGCAGCCGGAGATGTTGCTCAATCCAAGGCGTTCACATTGGTAGCCGACAAAAATATGTCGTAATG ATTGTGGTTCTGATCTTTGCCGTGATGATGGCATTTGCTATACTGATCTGCGTTGGAAATGACACGAATCCAATAGATCCGTCAATTGTTGCTCGG GTATATGAATCATTTCTTGCAGTAATGATAATTATATTGGCTGGAGCATTAGGCTGCTATG GTCTCTTTCTATTCTTCAAATTAAGGAAAGTACGATCCGAGAATGCTTCATCGGAAATGTGGAAG GTTATCAGTTTAGCAATTATTTCTATCGTATCTTTTTCATCAAGTGCATTAGTAGCTCTGAACACAGATATCCCT CTTTTCTACCATTGGCATTTAAAGTTCATATATGGAGTTAAAGCTTTTGTGTACTtgatcatttattattttatag GTTCTTCTCTGCCGTCAGCTTATTTGTTATGGATAATTAGAGAAATGCCGCCTCCAGGCATTGATAGTATACAGGAAGAACCAGGAGGAACATATACTTTCATCAGCCACGCCGACGAGGCATCTGGTTCAATTCATCCTTGGTCATGGACTGCTGATACAAGTTCAAAGAATCAG ATTACACGCAGCCATGTTGAAGATATCACATGA